One genomic segment of Podarcis raffonei isolate rPodRaf1 chromosome 7, rPodRaf1.pri, whole genome shotgun sequence includes these proteins:
- the RPS20 gene encoding 40S ribosomal protein S20 gives MAFKDTGKAPVEQEVAIHRIRITLTSRNVKSLEKVCADLIRGAKEKNLKVKGPVRMPTKTLRITTRKTPCGEGSKTWDRFQMRIHKRLIDLHSPSEIVKQITSISIEPGVEVEVTIADA, from the exons GCATTTAAAGATACTGGGAAAGCACCTGTAGAACAGGAGGTAGCAATTCATCGAATCAGAATCACCTTGACAAGTCGCAATGTGAAGTCACTTGAAAAAG TCTGTGCAGATCTGATCAGAGGTGCTAAGGAAAAGAACCTAAAAGTGAAAGGACCTGTCCGCATGCCCACCAAG ACTCTGCGAATCACCACAAGGAAAACACCATGTGGTGAAGGTTCCAAGACCTGGGATCGTTTCCAGATGCGCATTCACAAGCGTCTCATTGATTTGCACAGTCCTTCGGAGATTGTCAAGCAGATAACTTCTATCAGTATTGAGCCTGGAGTAGAAGTTGAGGTTACCATTGCTGATGCCTAA